A part of Flavobacteriales bacterium genomic DNA contains:
- a CDS encoding ABC transporter ATP-binding protein has protein sequence MSNTLLEFKNLVTEFHTEGKVVTAVNNVSFTLNKGETIGIVGESGSGKSVTSLSAMRLVPSPPGKIAGGEILFHKKDGETVDFLQISEKEMRKYRGNEIAMIFQEPMTSLNPVFTCGDQVMEAIMLHQSISKSEAKGLTIKLFEEVQLPDPERIFSTYPHQISGGQKQRVMIAMAMSCQPSVLVADEPTTALDVTVQKTILELMQKLQKEHDMGILFITHDLGVIAELADKVVVMYKGNIVEQGSVWDIFNNPQHPYTKGLLACRPPLDKRYTFLPTVGDFMQTNEKGENIANDISVEDFTKDLVISKSERDKQQKALFTQEPLLQIKNLKTYFPIRNGFFGGITDYVKAVDDISFDVYPGETLGLVGESGCGKTTTGRTILRLNEPTDGQMIYKGRDIATFNEQELRAFRKEVQIIFQDPYSSLNPRMTIGNAIMEPMQVHGILANDEERKKRVEELLEKVSLGAEHFNRYPHEFSGGQRQRIGIARALAVNPKFIICDESVSALDVSVQAQVLNLLNDLKKEFGLTYIFISHDLSVVKYMSDRMVVMQNGKIEEMGDADQIYLEAKTPYTQRLISAIPEGRKENIKKATKA, from the coding sequence ATGAGCAATACTTTATTAGAATTTAAAAACCTTGTCACAGAATTTCATACAGAAGGAAAAGTTGTTACAGCTGTAAATAATGTCAGTTTTACACTTAACAAAGGAGAAACAATTGGTATTGTTGGTGAATCAGGCTCTGGTAAGTCGGTTACCTCTTTATCGGCTATGCGTTTAGTTCCTTCTCCTCCGGGTAAAATTGCTGGTGGAGAAATTTTGTTCCACAAAAAAGATGGCGAAACGGTTGATTTCTTACAAATTTCTGAAAAAGAAATGCGTAAATATAGAGGTAATGAAATTGCTATGATATTTCAAGAGCCTATGACTTCTCTAAATCCCGTTTTTACGTGCGGTGATCAAGTTATGGAAGCTATTATGTTACATCAATCCATTAGCAAATCAGAAGCTAAAGGCTTAACGATAAAGTTATTTGAAGAAGTGCAATTGCCAGACCCTGAGCGTATTTTTAGCACTTATCCTCATCAGATTTCGGGGGGTCAAAAACAAAGGGTAATGATAGCTATGGCTATGTCTTGTCAGCCTTCAGTATTGGTTGCTGATGAGCCTACAACAGCACTTGACGTAACTGTTCAAAAAACCATTTTGGAGTTGATGCAAAAGCTTCAAAAGGAACACGATATGGGAATATTGTTTATCACCCACGACTTGGGTGTTATTGCTGAATTGGCAGATAAAGTGGTGGTTATGTACAAAGGTAATATTGTTGAGCAAGGCAGTGTTTGGGACATCTTTAACAATCCTCAACATCCCTACACCAAAGGGCTATTAGCCTGTCGCCCACCTCTTGATAAGCGTTATACTTTCCTGCCAACAGTTGGCGACTTTATGCAAACAAATGAAAAGGGAGAAAATATAGCTAATGATATTTCTGTAGAAGATTTTACCAAAGATTTAGTGATATCTAAGTCAGAAAGAGATAAACAGCAAAAAGCCTTATTCACTCAAGAGCCCTTGTTGCAAATTAAAAACCTTAAGACCTATTTCCCTATAAGAAATGGCTTTTTTGGTGGTATAACAGACTATGTAAAAGCGGTAGACGATATAAGCTTTGATGTTTATCCTGGAGAAACACTTGGTTTAGTTGGGGAGTCTGGTTGTGGTAAAACAACAACAGGTAGAACAATCTTAAGGCTTAATGAGCCAACCGATGGTCAGATGATTTATAAAGGTAGGGATATCGCCACATTTAATGAGCAAGAGTTAAGAGCATTTAGAAAGGAAGTGCAAATCATTTTTCAAGACCCTTATTCTTCGCTAAACCCTCGTATGACAATAGGCAATGCTATTATGGAGCCTATGCAGGTTCATGGCATTTTAGCCAATGATGAAGAGCGTAAAAAACGTGTAGAAGAGTTATTGGAAAAAGTAAGTTTGGGAGCAGAACACTTTAACCGCTATCCTCACGAATTTTCTGGAGGACAACGCCAACGAATAGGGATTGCAAGGGCATTGGCTGTAAACCCTAAATTCATCATCTGTGACGAGTCTGTTTCTGCATTAGACGTATCTGTTCAAGCACAAGTGCTTAACCTTTTAAACGATTTAAAAAAGGAGTTCGGCTTGACTTACATCTTCATTTCGCATGACCTTTCAGTGGTGAAGTATATGAGCGATAGAATGGTCGTCATGCAAAACGGAAAGATTGAAGAAATGGGCGATGCAGATCAAATTTACTTGGAAGCAAAAACACCATATACTCAGCGATTAATTTCTGCTATTCCTGAAGGAAGAAAGGAGAATATTAAAAAAGCGACTAAGGCCTAG
- a CDS encoding NAD(P)H-dependent glycerol-3-phosphate dehydrogenase, translated as MAEFKNIAVIGGGSWATAIVKMLSESQTKVGWWMRNEETIAHIKRYGNNPNYISAAELFPEKLNLDSDINAVVDAADCIVLAVPSAFLSSTLEPLEVSLKNKFVVSAIKGIVPEKNTIIGDYLHDNYQIPYKNIGVITGPCHAEEVALERLSYLTVACEDVEKAQWFAEQIGCRYIKTNVSEDIYGTEIAAVLKNVIAIASGVCHSLGYGDNFQAVLASNAIREIKRFVDTVHPIKRDIKESAYLGDLLVTVYSQFSRNRTFGNMVGKGYSVKSAQLEMNMVAEGYYAVKCIKEINEQYNIDMPITNAVYHILYEKISPVIEMRLLSDNLN; from the coding sequence GTGGCGGAGTTTAAAAACATAGCGGTTATTGGTGGTGGTAGTTGGGCAACAGCTATCGTTAAGATGTTGTCAGAAAGCCAAACTAAAGTCGGTTGGTGGATGCGTAATGAAGAAACGATAGCACACATCAAACGCTATGGCAATAACCCCAATTATATCAGCGCAGCGGAATTATTTCCGGAAAAATTAAACCTTGATTCAGATATCAATGCTGTTGTTGATGCTGCAGATTGCATTGTTTTAGCTGTGCCGTCTGCTTTTCTTAGTAGTACTCTTGAACCTTTAGAGGTTTCTTTGAAGAATAAATTCGTGGTTTCAGCCATTAAAGGAATAGTGCCTGAAAAAAATACAATCATAGGAGACTATCTTCATGACAACTATCAAATTCCCTATAAAAATATAGGTGTTATAACTGGGCCTTGTCACGCCGAAGAAGTCGCCCTAGAACGGTTATCATACCTAACTGTTGCCTGTGAAGATGTTGAAAAAGCACAATGGTTTGCCGAACAAATCGGTTGCCGATACATCAAGACTAATGTTTCTGAAGATATCTATGGTACTGAAATCGCTGCCGTTCTAAAAAATGTTATTGCTATTGCTTCTGGGGTTTGTCATAGTCTAGGATATGGAGATAATTTCCAAGCTGTTTTGGCTTCTAATGCCATCCGAGAAATAAAACGTTTTGTAGATACCGTTCACCCCATCAAAAGGGATATCAAAGAATCGGCTTATTTAGGTGATTTATTGGTTACTGTTTATTCCCAATTTAGTAGAAATAGAACCTTCGGCAATATGGTGGGCAAAGGCTATTCGGTAAAGTCTGCGCAACTGGAAATGAATATGGTAGCTGAAGGCTACTATGCTGTTAAGTGTATCAAAGAAATAAACGAGCAATACAACATCGATATGCCTATCACTAACGCCGTTTATCATATTCTTTACGAAAAGATTTCTCCAGTAATAGAAATGCGCTTGTTGTCAGATAATCTGAACTAA
- a CDS encoding bifunctional phosphoglucose/phosphomannose isomerase gives MNDYISDFTKHLTEALEIGKSTLLSDPHADIHNVLICGLGGSGIGGTIVNDLVSEHINVPISATKDYSIPNFVDENTLVIASSYSGNTEETLYALEACQKRRAQIACVTSGGALEKLAKEKGFNCITIPGGQPPRAMFGYSFTQLFFLLNHYGLIDDSFISEFDKGIALLDSEEEAIKSKAKVLATKLYGTTPVIYTAAGFEGVGVRFRQQINENSKMLCWHHVIPEMNHNELLGWRINTDNLGVVYFRNTCDYDRNQVRIDINKDVISKFTDNITEVWSKGDSRIENSLYHIHLGDWVSWYLSEMNEVDAIEIDVINFLKSSLAKL, from the coding sequence ATGAATGATTACATCAGCGACTTTACTAAGCATCTAACAGAGGCTTTAGAAATAGGCAAGTCCACTCTACTTAGCGACCCTCATGCTGATATTCATAATGTTCTTATTTGTGGTTTGGGAGGTTCTGGAATCGGAGGTACTATTGTAAACGATTTGGTCTCTGAACACATCAATGTGCCTATTTCAGCAACTAAAGATTATAGCATCCCCAATTTTGTAGATGAAAATACTCTAGTTATAGCATCATCCTATTCAGGAAACACTGAAGAAACCCTTTATGCATTGGAAGCTTGTCAGAAACGAAGAGCTCAAATTGCATGTGTTACTTCAGGGGGAGCGTTAGAAAAACTAGCCAAAGAAAAAGGCTTCAACTGCATAACAATACCTGGTGGTCAGCCACCTCGAGCTATGTTTGGATACTCTTTCACTCAACTATTCTTCTTATTGAACCACTACGGCTTAATAGATGATTCTTTTATTTCTGAATTCGATAAAGGAATAGCTTTATTAGATAGTGAAGAAGAAGCTATAAAATCTAAGGCCAAGGTCTTAGCTACTAAACTATATGGTACAACACCTGTAATATATACGGCTGCAGGCTTCGAAGGGGTAGGCGTTCGTTTTCGTCAGCAAATCAACGAAAACAGTAAAATGTTATGTTGGCATCACGTCATTCCAGAAATGAATCATAACGAGTTGTTAGGTTGGAGAATAAACACCGATAATTTAGGAGTAGTTTATTTTAGAAACACCTGTGATTACGATAGAAATCAGGTGAGAATAGATATCAATAAAGATGTGATATCTAAATTTACAGATAACATTACTGAAGTTTGGAGTAAAGGCGATTCTCGAATCGAAAATAGTCTTTATCATATTCATTTAGGTGATTGGGTATCGTGGTATTTGTCAGAGATGAACGAGGTAGACGCTATTGAAATAGACGTTATTAACTTCCTAAAGAGCTCATTAGCAAAATTATAA
- a CDS encoding CDP-glycerol glycerophosphotransferase family protein, whose amino-acid sequence LSFLFNILDKLFFKKEYIVFSTRSAKAYADNSKVLFEALLSKNPQKTFFFTKKMKILATIPKNGIYAYSPKGLYILLKSKLLVFTHGKFDFFPYLPRPHSQRTFLNLFHAIAVKKLADKASFSASKKKDIDSWDYFLVSSQFEKEFIKKQFGFDEKQMLSFGQPRNDIIVKNKLQPSSNSKKVVLYAPTFRDHTMTMLFPFEDANLLALDKFLGENSIEIMIRLHVHDEQKYSKRKIFKALKNIYFKGSDKIPSVNDYLHNVDMLISDYSSIVLDYLLLDRPIAYIPYDYDEYNEVRGFSFDYFKHLAGPVLQSQSDLQSFLLSDGEEHAEQRKSITTIFHQHQDGESTQRLIQFIESI is encoded by the coding sequence TACTTTCATTTCTGTTTAACATACTAGATAAGCTATTTTTCAAAAAAGAATACATAGTTTTTTCTACACGCTCTGCAAAGGCATATGCCGACAATAGCAAGGTGCTATTTGAGGCCTTGCTTTCTAAAAACCCTCAAAAGACTTTTTTCTTTACTAAGAAGATGAAAATACTAGCAACTATCCCTAAAAACGGAATTTACGCTTACAGTCCAAAAGGGCTGTATATTCTTTTAAAATCTAAGCTATTAGTTTTTACACACGGCAAGTTCGATTTTTTTCCATACTTGCCAAGACCCCATTCTCAAAGAACGTTTTTGAATTTATTTCATGCCATTGCGGTAAAAAAACTAGCTGATAAGGCGTCTTTTTCAGCGTCTAAAAAGAAAGACATTGATAGTTGGGATTATTTTTTAGTGTCATCGCAGTTCGAAAAAGAATTCATAAAAAAACAATTTGGCTTTGATGAAAAACAAATGCTGAGCTTTGGTCAACCACGAAACGATATTATTGTTAAAAATAAACTTCAACCCTCTTCTAACAGTAAAAAGGTCGTTTTATATGCTCCTACATTCAGAGATCATACCATGACCATGCTATTCCCTTTTGAAGACGCTAACCTATTGGCATTAGATAAGTTTTTAGGTGAAAACAGCATTGAGATAATGATAAGACTTCATGTTCATGACGAGCAAAAGTATTCTAAGCGGAAGATTTTTAAAGCGTTAAAAAACATATATTTTAAAGGCTCTGACAAAATACCTTCGGTTAATGATTATTTACACAATGTAGATATGTTAATATCAGACTACTCTAGTATCGTATTAGATTATTTACTATTGGATAGGCCTATTGCTTACATTCCCTATGATTATGATGAATACAATGAGGTCAGAGGTTTTTCTTTCGATTATTTCAAACACCTCGCAGGACCTGTATTACAATCACAGAGCGATTTGCAATCATTTCTTTTGAGTGATGGTGAAGAACATGCTGAACAAAGAAAATCAATAACAACTATTTTTCACCAACATCAAGACGGCGAATCAACACAACGTTTAATTCAATTTATAGAAAGTATATGA
- the lipB gene encoding lipoyl(octanoyl) transferase LipB: MPKVVFQDLGLIDYKEAWDYQEKRFNEILDVKKNNRKENRQDPTLSYLLFCEHPHVYTLGKSGDEKNLLVNEDYLKSRGATFYKINRGGDITYHGPGQIVGYPILDLDNFFTDIHKYLRFLEEAVILTLAEYGIESIRSDGETGVWLDVGTDKARKICALGVRSSRWVTMHGFAFNVNCDLSYFGNIIPCGIVDKSVTSMQKELNREVDMQEVQQKLKGHLKNLFDFHFVNE, translated from the coding sequence ATGCCTAAAGTTGTTTTTCAAGATTTAGGGCTTATCGATTATAAAGAAGCTTGGGACTATCAAGAAAAACGATTTAATGAAATCCTTGATGTTAAGAAAAACAACAGAAAGGAAAATAGACAAGACCCCACCTTATCGTACCTCTTATTTTGTGAGCACCCTCACGTGTATACTTTAGGAAAAAGTGGAGATGAAAAAAACCTTTTAGTGAATGAAGACTACCTCAAATCTAGAGGAGCTACGTTCTATAAAATTAATAGGGGTGGCGACATAACTTATCATGGACCCGGACAGATAGTCGGTTATCCCATTTTAGATTTGGATAATTTCTTTACCGACATTCATAAGTATCTGCGCTTCCTTGAAGAAGCGGTTATTTTAACCCTAGCAGAATATGGCATAGAAAGCATACGCTCTGATGGAGAAACGGGTGTTTGGCTAGATGTGGGCACAGATAAAGCACGTAAAATATGTGCCTTAGGGGTGCGTTCTAGCCGTTGGGTGACTATGCACGGATTTGCTTTTAACGTCAATTGTGATTTGTCCTATTTTGGCAATATTATTCCTTGCGGCATAGTCGATAAATCGGTGACTTCTATGCAAAAGGAACTAAATAGAGAAGTTGATATGCAAGAAGTCCAACAGAAGCTAAAAGGTCATCTCAAAAACCTGTTTGACTTTCATTTTGTAAATGAGTAA
- a CDS encoding 3'-5' exonuclease — MLENISIHKILFLDVETVPVAPTFSELSEEFQSLWADKTRWQLSEGQTPDEFYGLKAGVMAEFAKVICVSVGYIYEKNNTSFFRIKSFYGDDEQLLLNELKTLLDDKFATLSHYLCAHNGKEFDYPFLCRRMIVNGVTLPKILEIAGKKPWEVRHLDTMELWKFGDYKHYTSIKLLSALFGIPTPKDDIDGSQVAKVYWQEKDLERIRVYCQKDTLTVAQILLKYMGKPILTEEQIEVA, encoded by the coding sequence ATGCTTGAAAACATTTCCATTCATAAAATACTATTTCTTGATGTAGAAACCGTTCCTGTAGCGCCCACTTTTTCTGAGCTTTCAGAAGAGTTTCAATCCTTGTGGGCAGACAAAACCCGTTGGCAGCTTTCAGAAGGGCAAACACCCGATGAATTTTATGGACTTAAGGCAGGCGTAATGGCAGAGTTCGCTAAAGTGATATGTGTTTCTGTAGGCTACATTTATGAGAAAAACAACACCTCTTTTTTTAGGATTAAGTCCTTTTATGGTGATGATGAGCAGTTATTATTAAATGAGCTTAAAACACTTTTAGACGATAAGTTTGCTACCCTAAGCCACTATTTGTGTGCTCATAATGGTAAGGAGTTCGATTACCCCTTTTTATGTAGGCGCATGATTGTCAATGGAGTAACCCTGCCTAAGATACTAGAAATAGCTGGTAAAAAACCGTGGGAAGTTCGTCATTTGGATACCATGGAACTGTGGAAGTTTGGTGACTACAAACACTATACTTCTATCAAATTATTATCCGCACTGTTTGGCATACCAACACCAAAAGACGATATAGATGGTAGTCAAGTAGCTAAAGTTTACTGGCAAGAAAAAGATTTAGAACGTATTCGGGTGTATTGTCAGAAAGATACACTTACCGTAGCACAAATTTTATTAAAATATATGGGAAAACCCATACTTACAGAAGAGCAAATAGAAGTTGCATAA
- a CDS encoding BPTI/Kunitz domain-containing protein: protein MKIIQLLYLSFLLIALLLLSACSKDCESDNAVCSHTPPTDELCSAAFQRWFYNADENTCEQIAYSGCSVWGFETLEACQECDCD, encoded by the coding sequence ATGAAAATAATCCAGTTGCTATATTTAAGCTTTTTGCTAATAGCTTTGCTCTTACTTTCGGCCTGTTCAAAAGACTGTGAATCCGACAATGCTGTATGTAGCCATACTCCTCCAACAGATGAGTTATGTTCTGCTGCTTTTCAAAGGTGGTTTTATAATGCAGATGAAAATACTTGTGAACAGATCGCTTATAGCGGATGTAGCGTATGGGGCTTTGAAACCTTAGAGGCTTGTCAAGAGTGCGATTGCGATTAG
- the lysS gene encoding lysine--tRNA ligase, producing MHRELSEQEIVRRESLQKLLELGINPYPSELFDVNVSAAEIKKNYTADKLGYKNIQIAGRLMSRRVMGKASFAELQDSTGRIQLYFNRDEICPNEDKTMYNTVFKKLLDIGDFIGIKGYVFTTKVGEISIHVESFVVLSKTLRPLPLPKTDTDGKVYDAFTDPEKRYRQRYVDLVVNPHVKEAFLKRTQLTNSMRSYLNDKGYLEVETPILQPIYGGAAARPFKTHHNTLDMPLYLRIANELYLKRLIVGGFDGVYEFSKDFRNEGMSRFHNPEFTQVELYVAYKDYNWMMDLVEEMVEKIALDLHGTTEVQVGENLINFQRPWKRYTMYEAIEHFTGIDISEMDEETMAKTAKELGVSVDSSMARGKLIDEIFGEKCEGQLIQPTFITDYPVEMSPLAKKHREKEGLVERFEAICNGKEICNAFSELNDPIDQRERFEEQLKLAKRGDEEAMILDEDFLRSIEYGMPPTAGLGIGIDRLSMIMTNSNSIQDVLFFPQMKPENNTPEE from the coding sequence ATGCATAGAGAGTTGTCAGAACAAGAAATTGTTAGAAGAGAATCTTTACAAAAGTTGTTGGAGTTGGGTATCAACCCATACCCATCAGAATTATTTGATGTTAATGTTTCAGCTGCTGAAATAAAGAAAAATTATACTGCCGATAAATTAGGTTATAAGAATATTCAGATTGCAGGTCGCTTGATGAGTCGTCGAGTAATGGGAAAGGCTTCTTTTGCTGAACTTCAAGATAGTACAGGAAGAATACAGCTCTATTTTAATCGAGATGAAATTTGTCCTAACGAGGACAAAACCATGTACAATACCGTCTTCAAAAAGCTTCTTGATATAGGTGATTTTATAGGTATTAAAGGGTATGTTTTCACCACTAAGGTGGGTGAAATCTCTATTCACGTGGAAAGTTTTGTAGTCTTAAGCAAAACATTAAGACCCCTACCACTACCCAAAACAGATACGGATGGAAAAGTGTACGATGCGTTTACCGACCCTGAGAAAAGATACCGTCAGCGTTACGTTGATTTAGTAGTTAACCCACACGTTAAAGAGGCTTTTCTCAAAAGGACACAGCTCACCAATTCCATGCGTTCGTACTTAAACGACAAAGGATATCTCGAAGTAGAAACACCTATTTTACAACCCATCTATGGTGGCGCTGCAGCACGACCATTCAAAACACATCACAACACATTGGATATGCCGCTTTACCTACGTATAGCCAATGAGTTATACCTCAAAAGACTTATCGTTGGTGGCTTTGATGGTGTTTATGAGTTTTCTAAAGACTTTAGAAACGAAGGTATGAGTCGTTTTCATAATCCAGAGTTTACCCAAGTAGAACTTTATGTAGCCTACAAGGACTACAATTGGATGATGGATTTGGTAGAAGAAATGGTAGAAAAAATTGCCCTAGACTTACACGGCACTACGGAAGTTCAAGTAGGAGAAAACCTTATCAATTTCCAAAGACCTTGGAAGCGATACACTATGTACGAGGCAATTGAACATTTTACTGGAATTGATATTTCTGAAATGGACGAAGAAACTATGGCAAAAACCGCCAAAGAATTAGGTGTTAGTGTAGATTCTTCTATGGCAAGAGGCAAACTAATAGATGAGATATTTGGCGAAAAATGTGAAGGGCAATTGATACAACCAACCTTCATTACAGACTATCCTGTTGAAATGTCACCTTTAGCCAAAAAGCACCGAGAAAAAGAGGGTTTAGTAGAACGTTTTGAAGCCATTTGTAATGGCAAAGAAATATGCAATGCCTTTTCTGAATTGAATGACCCTATTGACCAAAGAGAACGATTTGAAGAACAGCTAAAACTAGCTAAAAGAGGCGATGAAGAAGCTATGATTTTGGATGAGGATTTTTTACGATCAATAGAATACGGCATGCCTCCAACGGCCGGTCTTGGAATTGGTATTGACAGGCTGTCTATGATAATGACTAATAGCAATTCCATTCAAGATGTGTTATTCTTCCCACAGATGAAGCCAGAAAACAATACACCTGAAGAATAG
- a CDS encoding class I SAM-dependent methyltransferase, with protein sequence MSIIINDKAYWLNFYNNAMKINTPSPFAQYLVENEMLIGSNLLVELGCGNGRDSVFFAKNDMQVIAIDQCENTTEKLNQIENIESFASDFTRLPSFSDRPQAVDVVYSRFTMHSVNLDGEDRTLDWIFNNLKSQGLFCVEARTIKDDICGKGEDKGNNIWFYNGHHRRFIEADEFKEKLKKIGFEIIYFEEQNGFAKYKDSDPIVLRAIVKKP encoded by the coding sequence ATGAGTATAATTATTAATGACAAAGCATATTGGTTAAACTTCTACAATAATGCGATGAAGATAAACACACCAAGTCCTTTTGCACAGTACCTTGTTGAAAATGAGATGCTTATAGGATCTAATCTACTAGTAGAGTTGGGCTGTGGTAACGGAAGAGACTCCGTATTTTTTGCCAAAAACGACATGCAAGTGATTGCAATAGATCAGTGTGAAAACACCACTGAAAAATTAAACCAAATTGAAAACATAGAATCTTTTGCTTCTGACTTTACACGCCTTCCTAGCTTTAGCGACAGACCACAAGCTGTCGATGTCGTCTATTCCAGATTTACTATGCATTCTGTAAACCTTGATGGAGAAGATAGAACCCTTGATTGGATTTTTAATAATTTAAAATCACAAGGCTTGTTTTGTGTAGAAGCCAGAACCATAAAGGATGATATATGTGGAAAAGGGGAAGATAAAGGGAATAATATTTGGTTTTATAATGGCCATCATAGAAGGTTTATTGAGGCCGATGAGTTTAAAGAAAAACTTAAAAAAATAGGCTTTGAAATAATTTATTTTGAAGAACAAAATGGCTTTGCTAAATATAAAGACTCCGATCCTATTGTATTGAGAGCAATTGTCAAAAAGCCGTAG